In the genome of Brienomyrus brachyistius isolate T26 chromosome 17, BBRACH_0.4, whole genome shotgun sequence, one region contains:
- the LOC125711741 gene encoding F-box only protein 40-like, with protein sequence MKVSECRRTDIRSEDPQNLNGQMGRNEEPAAGQHEHCQACFRVQCRAPPAPPVSCATISCQLLCGAVFHRCKEEEHRMLCPRETVPCLNADYGCPFTMPRCRLARHLEACPASLVTCSLDWNRWPATEADAAFCQSVVKDRRSGEPLDLAVALRDQRLLFSNFKLDTLFPELMKPAEMVTEEAQKAASRGPIRDGGFSELEGEPLVISKDAPEVQELTQEERDALAKSHEVAGIDSYKAWESIFSKELQGCRREPQEQVSSLAAGNGNQEKEERNIKQLAEGTESSPRNGRAGATEDSKTGLAPWQDGVLERLGKEVNIAEYNMYLVHHGSMLIHFGQLEACTPRERDFVYGALEPIEVETVHSYSVPSSYRAKRSFLKNSSLRVKRSTKETDTFDLGVSVEDISKCDEVKAMLVCSLERELRGHPISEMVTSDGLFVDIGTQTYNFASAPFRAGATLADITAGRPPGLHVQIQAESVTRRHNKASSIFTFLCGHTFRRDEFAWHFRNVHSDLCSVLDGWFQQRCPLAYLGCTYRQIRFQPSTHRATVSYDGDSGTFALRPQLPPELLGGARGPDGLSKLPLEVLQSVASYLDSFSLSQLSQVSRLMRDVCATLLQDRGMVSLRWERETDPDGKSSWRNRVKVWQFSSSFSTVQQWRFDDMPSMAEHLRACPFYQTEEKSRPVALVGLSDGPVCLPASALSLSGSPEP encoded by the exons ATGAAAGTCTCAGAGTGCCGTAGGACCGACATCA GATCTGAAGACCCGCAGAATCTGAACGGACAAATG GGCCGGAATGAGGAGCCTGCGGCTGGCCAACACGAGCACTGCCAGGCGTGCTTCAGGGTACAGTGCCGGGCCCCACCGGCACCCCCTGTCTCCTGTGCCACGATCAGCTGCCAACTGCTCTGCGGCGCCGTCTTCCACCGCTGTAAGGAGGAGGAGCACCGGATGCTGTGCCCCCGCGAGACAGTGCCCTGCCTGAATGCTGACTATGGCTGCCCCTTCACCATGCCTCGCTGCCGGCTTGCCCGCCACCTCGAGGCTTGTCCGGCAAGTCTGGTGACCTGCTCGCTGGACTGGAACCGCTGGCCTGCCACCGAAGCGGATGCCGCATTCTGCCAGAGCGTTGTCAAAGACCGCAGGTCTGGAGAACCCCTGGACCTGGCGGTGGCCCTAAGGGACCAGAGGCTGCTGTTCAGCAACTTTAAGTTGGACACCCTCTTCCCTGAGCTGATGAAACCGGCGGAGATGGTCACAGAGGAGGCGCAGAAGGCAGCAAGCAGGGGTCCCATCAGGGATGGGGGATTCTCTGAGCTCGAAGGGGAGCCTCTGGTCATCAGCAAGGATGCCCCAGAGGTACAGGAGCTAACGCAAGAAGAACGTGACGCCCTGGCTAAGAGTCACGAGGTGGCTGGGATCGATAGCTACAAAGCCTGGGAGAGCATTTTTAGCAAGGAGCTGCAAGGCTGCAGGCGGGAGCCCCAGGAGCAGGTGAGCAGCCTGGCAGCGGGGAACGGGAACCAAGAAAAAGAAGAACGGAATATAAAGCAACTGGCAGAAGGTACCGAAAGCTCCCCAAGAAATGGGAGAGCAGGCGCCACAGAAGATAGCAAAACAGGCCTAGCTCCCTGGCAGGATGGGGTTCTAGAAAGGCTGGGGAAGGAGGTGAATATCGCAGAGTACAACATGTACCTGGTGCACCATGGGAGCATGCTGATCCACTTCGGGCAGCTGGAGGCCTGCACTCCCAGGGAGAGGGACTTTGTCTATGGAGCACTGGAGCCCATCGAAGTGGAGACGGTGCATAGCTACAGTGTTCCGTCCAGCTACAGGGCGAAGCGGAGCTTCCTCAAGAATTCTTCCCTTCGGGTGAAGAGGTCAACCAAAGAAACTGACACGTTTGACCTTGGAGTGTCCGTGGAGGATATCTCGAAGTGCGATGAGGTCAAGGCCATGCTGGTCTGCTCCCTGGAACGGGAGTTGAGGGGACATCCCATCAGCGAGATGGTGACCTCGGACGGCCTCTTTGTGGACATCGGGACCCAGACCTACAACTTTGCTTCAGCACCGTTCAGGGCAGGGGCTACCCTAGCCGACATCACCGCCGGCCGGCCGCCGGGCCTGCACGTTCAGATTCAGGCGGAGTCCGTCACCAGGAGGCACAACAAGGCCAGCTCCATCTTCACCTTCCTGTGCGGCCACACCTTCCGGAGAGATGAGTTCGCCTGGCACTTCCGTAATGTTCACTCGGACCTGTGCTCAGTGCTGGACGGATGGTTCCAGCAGCGCTGCCCGCTAGCCTACCTCGGCTGCACCTACAGACAGATCCGGTTCCAGCCATCCACTCACAGGGCCACCGTCAGCTACGATGGGGACTCTGGCACCTTCGCACTCAGGCCGCAGTTGCCGCCGGAGCTTCTCGGGGGGGCCCGCGGCCCAGACGGCCTCAGCAAGCTCCCATTGGAGGTGCTACAGAGCGTTGCCAGCTACCTGGACAGTTTCAGCCTGTCCCAGCTCTCCCAGGTGTCCCGGTTAATGAGGGACGTATGTGCCACACTGCTGCAGGACAGGGGAATGGTTTCTCTGAGGTGGGAGAGGGAGACTGACCCTGATGGGAAGTCCAGCTGGAGGAACAGAGTGAAG gtgtggCAGTTCAGCAGCTCCTTCAGCACCGTGCAGCAGTGGCGCTTCGATGACATGCCCTCCATGGCGGAGCACCTCCGGGCCTGTCCCTTCTACCAGACGGAGGAGAAGAGCCGGCCGGTGGCCCTGGTGGGCTTGAGCGACGGCCCAGTCTGTCTCCCAGCGTCCGCGCTCAGCTTATCTGGATCTCCAGAGCCCTAA